The Moorena producens PAL-8-15-08-1 genomic interval TTGTCAGCCGCCAGCTATCAGCTGTCAGCTGACGTAACAGAGATTCAACGAATGCTTACCTGTTTTATTCAAAAGCTGTTCAGTGTAGCTTGCCCTATGCCCATAAGCTGAACGCGCATGCGTGCCCGTAGCGCATTAGCTGATAGCTGATAGCTTACCTTAGGACTTAGGAGACATTGCTTGAATAATGTAATCGAAGAAGGGACCTGTCAGCTCAGCATCCTCATCGGTTAGGATTCCCAAAGATGCCTCTTTTAAGCAATTTATCGCTTCTGACATCCCTGCCATTGGCACACCTAGGGCATTATACATTTCTCTTGCCCCGATGATACCAATGTCTTCAATAGGTTTCTGATCACCAGCAAGCACACCATAGGTGACCAAGCGCAAGTACCAACCATAGTCCCGTAAACACTGATTGCGTTCACGCTGACCATAGGCATTGCCTCCTGGTGCTATGAAGTCAGGGCGTTTCTGCCACAGCTGACTGCTGGCTTTTTGTACAATCTTTTTTTCATTTTCCGACAGGGTGGCAACAATGCGCAATCGCTGCTCACCGCTTTGCAAAAAATCATTGATACTTCTGAGTTCACCAGAGCTGAGGTATCTCAGCTCGTCGTCGGCTTTGAGAATGACTTGACTAACTACACTCATGTTATTAGTTTATGGAGTTTTTTATTGAGTTACTCAGGCAATTCATCCCCAGCTAAATTACAGATTTTAGCTCAGGACTTGTTGCCAGAACTGTTAATTAGTAGTTTACCGACTTGGGGTGACACAACGGAAGGGCATTGGGCATAAGATCAACAAATAGAGCAAAACCGATGCATGTTTGCTGCCATCGATAGTCTCTTTCCCCTCTTACCAGATCCTTCACATCCCCTCGAACCATCCGTTGCCCCCTCTTGGCATCTGTAGCTCGTATTAAAACAAAACTATCAGGATTTACGCAAAACTGCTCACCAAAGGCTATAAGTACTAAGGTACCTTAATAATGCACTGTACAGGTAGCGAGGGGTGCGCCGACCTGAGGGGATTTCTACCATGAGCGACTGAATCCGATCTCTGTACTCTCTACTCCCTACTCCCTACTCCCTACTCCCTATTCCCTGTGCTATATGATGCCAATGATGATAACTAATGAGCCCAGCCCTGAGTGTTGGCAACAAGGTCAACTGATTGAGGTCATAATTACAGACCTCAGTGATAGTGGTGATGGCGTTGGACGGCTAGGAAATCGGGTGGTTTTTGTTCCGGATACTGTCACAGGGGATAAAGCTTTGGTGCGCCTGATTCGGGTCAAACCTAACTATGCAACTGGTAAGTTACACCAACTGTTGGTGGAATCTCCTAATCGTGTTCATCCCAGATGTATCGTGGCGGATAAGTGTGGTGGTTGCCAATGGCAGCATGTGAGCTGGGACTATCAGCAGTTGGCGAAGCAAAATCAGGTGATTCAAGCCCTCAAACGCATTGGTGGATTTAGCGAACCCGCCGTAGCACCAATCTTAACCACAGATTCTTCCTTGGGCTATCGAAACAAAGCTACCTATCCCCTTAAACGCTCAGCAACGGGTTCAGTTCAAGCGGGTTACTACCAAAAAGGTAGCCACCAGCTGATTAATCTTAATCAATGCCCCGTACAAGACCAGCGATTGAATCCTCTGCTAGGGGAAATAAAGCAGGATATTCAGCAGTTGGGGTGGTCGATATACAACGAAAGCCGCCACCAAGGACGATTGCGTCACCTTTCGTTACAAATTGGAAAACAGACTGGCGAGATGTTGCTGACCTTGGTCACAACAGATCTGAATTTAAAAGACTTGGATGTCCAAGGGCAAACTTGGCTAAATCGTTATCCCCAACTGGTTGGTGTTTGTGTGAATCATAACCCCCAGCGCAGTAATGTCATTTTTGGTTCCCAAACCTATTGTGTTGCCGGTCAGCCATACTTGACAGAGAACTTTGCTGGTCTTGAGTTGCGGCTGCGACCAGATACATTTTTCCAAGTTAATACTCAAGCAGCTGAGGTTTTGTTAAACCTAATCATTAAACAGCTAGCCCTCAAGGGGGATGAATGTGTAGTTGATGCTTACTGTGGCATTGGGACGTTTACTCTACCCCTTGCTCAACAGGTACGCCAAGCTATCGGTATGGAAGTGCAAGCCGCATCGGTAGAGCAAGCTGAGCAGAATGCCTTGATTAATGGGATCACTAATGTAAAATTTCAGGCGGGATCAGTGGAGCAGTTACTCTCCCAGTTGACTATAGCGCCAGATATTGTAATACTTGACCCACCCCGTAAGGGATGTTCTCCGGCTGTGATTGACATGCTTAGGCAAGTGGCACCAAAACGGATCGTTTATATTAGCTGTAAGCCAGCTACCCTAGCACGAGATCTTAAACTCCTTTGCCTCAACGGTTACTACCAGTTAACCCACATCCAACCTGCTGACTTCTTTCCTCAAACCTCCCATGTTGAATGTGCTGCTTTTCTTGAGCACTGATATCCGCGTTGCCCAATTGTCCAACACCTAAGGCTAATGGCTGATTGGTGATGGACAATTGGTAGCCTACCCAACGGTTGCATGGGCATAGAAATAGTTTGTTTATGTATAGTCTTTATATATAGACTCAATTATCTACATCAATTATTTACCTATTTGACTGGTATTTCATGAGGAAAATACCCAGAAGGGTCTGGTCTGGGCGAAAATTTTCTGATACTATAGACGTAGGGAATCAGAAATAAACAAGGTTACAGAATATGAGTAACGCTAAATGGCTATTATAGCGCTGTTTAGGAATTTTTACCATTGAGCTGATAGGTAAAGCAGCGACATTAGTGAAAAACCTATTGAACTAATTAACAGAATAATTAACCATAGAGAGGTGGTAGTTTAGCTATGCCAGCAAGAATCTTCATGTCTGAATATAGAAGCCAACCTCAAGAAATCGAGAGTTCCTAGTCTTGTTCTCCCTGAGCACGATTCCGCCGTGCTTAGGGGGAACCCGATCGAAATCAGGTATCTAGCCTCCTATTATATCAAGTCCACCAAAAAAAAGCTAGGGGTTTCTTGAGTGATTGCCACATCTTTGAGTCCGGCTGAGTGCGGTTGGGAAACGGTTAGCTTTGCTTCTACCCTTTACCTTTGCCCGATCCTAGATTTGCTTCTTGAACAAATTCCCAATAAATGGCAACCGGAACTCCGGCTGGGATTACAAGAAGCATTAGTGAATGCAGCAAAGCACGGTAATAATTTAGACCCAAGTAAGACCGTAGAGGTTCAATTTTCAGTAGTCAATGGTGAATATTGGTGGGTAATTTCAGATGAAGGGTCTGGTTTTACCAATGGTGATGACCAAGAGAGTCCCGATGTATGCCTACCCTGCGATGAATCAGAAAGCGGTAGAGGCATGAGCCTGCTTCACCAAATCTTCGATCAAGTCCTCTGGAACAACCAGGGCACGGAAATTAGACTTTGTAAACAAGTTAACCACCCCTCTAAGCGCCCCCTATTGTCTTAAGCACCTATTTTACTTAGGGTGTCGTGTCCCATGAGTTGGACAGGGTGGAGCTGAAATAGAGCGGTCTAGCCATCCAGATGCTTGGCGCAATCGTTCAAGGGCTTCTTCTGGATGTTCATTGAGCAGAAATACCAAAGCAGCAGCAGCTTGCTCACTGGCTCGGGCAGAGCGATTAGACTTTAGGCGATGCCAATCATTGGGTCTGATCGCTAGACGCTCTGCTAAGGCTTGAGCCAATTCCAGAGTGGTAGGTTCCATCTTAGCATCAGTTTTGGGGAATTGGATGGATTCAGGCATTGTTTTTTGATTGCTGAGTGGGGGAGTGTGTCAGTGCTTAGCAACTCAAGACTATTTTAACTTAGGATTTACGATTGCTATATGCCTCCAGAATCGTTTCAATCATCTTACCGTAATTCACGAAAAAATAGACAGGATCAACAAGATGTGAATGACTTTGAAGAGGAATTGGCAGAAATAGAGCGATCGCTTAATACTCTCAAGAAACGTTTTTCTCAGGTTGAGCAAGATCAGCGACAGCAAGCTCAACTCCAGGAGCGTCGAGAGCAAGTTAGGAAAGATTTGCGCAAGACTAAACGTAATAATACTAATAGTAATCGACAAGCCCTAAAGGCTGAGTTAAGGCAAATCCAGGAACAACTGGAAGTCCTGGAGCTGAATTTAGAGAGTCAGTTGTTTTCTTGGCATAGTCTACGGGAACCGTTTTGGCATGGGGTGCGGTTTGGGGGATTGGGGTTGGTGATTGGTTGGATACTTAGGTCTTGTGTGAGTTAGTTACTTGTTGACAGTTGTGTTTGTGTGCCTAAAGCTTAATTCCTAATCCTCGAATCGAATAGTCCAATAACTCCATCGGATGCATTAAGGTAATGTCTTTTCCTTGCAGCTGCAAATGCTTTTTGATCTGCAATGAACAGCCTGGATTCGGGGAAGCAATCAACTCTGCCCCAGTATTCAATAAATTATTCACCTTCTGCTGTCCCAGCTCATCAGCTACTTCCGGTTGCAGCATGTTGTAAACTCCAGCACTACCGCAACACAAGGCGGCATCTATTGGTTCCTTTAAGGTCACTCCTGGAATTTGCCGCAATAACTGTCTTGGTTGCACACTAATCTTCTGTCCATGTAGTAGGTGACAAGCATCCTGATAGACAATAGTCAATGGCTCATCCCTAAGCGGTGAAAGGGTTGCCGTTAGTCCTACACTAACTAGAAACTCTTGGGCATCCTTTACCTTACCCGCAAATTCCTGAGCTTTTTGGGCATACTCGGGGTCATCTTCGAGGATGTGACCATACTCCTTCAAGGTATGACCGCAGCCAGCAGCATTAATAATGATGGCATCAACTCCTGTCCCTTCAAAGCTATCAATCATCTGTCTTGCCAAGGCTTGGGCTTGCTCTGTTTGTCCTTGGTGTTCTGGCAAAGCGGCACAACAGCCCTGGGTTTTGGGAATCACCACTTCACAGCCATTGGCGGTCAACACCCGCACCGTTGCTTCATTCACTGGGGAGAAAAACAACCGTTGCACACAGCCAAGTATTACTCCTACCCGGTAACGCTTCTTGCCCACAGAGGGAATAACATCGGGTAAATTATCCCGAAACGAATCTAGAGTAACCTTTGGTAGCATTGACTCCATGGCTGCTAAGCGAGGAGATAGCAGTTTGAGCCAATTGGTAGAGCGCACTAGTTTCTGCACGCCCAAGGTCTGGTAGAGATATAAAGGAAACAATAATGAACGCAATCGCCCCGGATAGGGAAACAACCTAAAAATTAGCTGTCTAAACACCCAATCAGGAAAACTACGAGGCTGATTTCGCTGAACTTGATGACGAGTGGCGGAGATTAGCTTATCGTACTGAACCCCAGACGGACAAGTTGTCACACAAGCTAAACATCCCAAACAAGAATCGAAATGTTGTGTACTCCCCTCGGCCAAGGGAGCTTCCCCTTGACTAATGGCATTCATTAAATAGATCCGACCCCTAGGGGAATCCATCTCTTTGCCAAGCACCCGGTAACTCGGACAGGTAGAAAGACAAAACCCACAATGAACGCAGGCATCAATCAATTCCTGCTTGGGCGGTTTTTGAACATCAAAACCATTGTGTTTCTTCGTGGTTAGTTGTTGGATCTTGGTCATTTTTTAACGCTTGGAAGGTTGTAATGTTTAAGGTTGTAATGTTTAAGGTTTAAGGTTGTATAGACCTCTTGCAAAAGTCTTTCGTGGTGTAATTAAAAATTTGGCAGCTTTTGATTGTACCACGAAAGACTAACAAACTTGTTCTGTAATCTCTTTGTGTATAAGCGTAGTATACAATTTAGCTAATTTTTACAAAAGTTTATATTATAACTCAAAATATTTTTGCAAGAGGTCTATGGTCTACAAACCTAGTGTCACAACTCTGGCTCAGAAATTGCAAGTTTGTATAGAGCGATCGCTCAAAATTATGTAAAAATTGACGTAATCAACTCATAAATATTTAAAACCCTATGTCTGAAGTTACAACTAAACTCACTGGTGTCTCTCGTACTCTGGTTTTCACCTTGAAGACTAGAGCAGAAGAACAAGAGCGTCCTGACTGTCTGTTTCAAGACCCCTTAGCTGTAGAGTGGCACAAACAATTGCCTCTAGACCCCGATATGGAAGCATTGTATAGTCAGTTGAGTCGTTTAGTTCAAACCAGTTGGTCTACGCGGTCTTATATTCATGACCAAATTGCCTCTCGTCATATTGCTAACTATCCTCATCCTGTTGTTGTAGAATTAGGTGCGGGTTTATCTAGTCGCTTTCACCGCATCGGACAGAATGTTAAGTGTTGGCTAGACCTTGATTTACCAGATGTAACAAATTTACGCCGTCAGCTAGACACAGAAACAGAGCAACACCAGTTTATTAGTGCTTCTGTAATGAATTTTGATTGGATGAATTCTATTCCTAATGTGGGTTCTGAAAATATTTGCTTCCTTGCGGAAGGCTTGCTCATGTACCTTGAACCAAATCAAGTCCAGCAACTGGTTAAGCAAATGCGATCGCATTTCTCTGGTGCAACTTGGGTAATGGATGTTATGGGTAATTATGGTAAGTTTTAAAAAAAAAATACAGCTAAAATTTGAAGCACCTGCAGTGTTTTTGTGAACAAAAAACAAGACTTAAGCGCTAGGGGATTGCAAGTAGTCAAACTTGGCCTCTCTATCAATTATATCCAGAACGTTGGCCTTGGCAATGGCAACTAANTTTTGAAATTACTTACCCAACCCCCTACTTTCGTAATGGATATCTAATTGGAAACTAAGTTATAAATAGGAATGAGATTTGATAAATAATAGAGAAGTTAGTGGATAAAAACCTGAAATAATTAGACCTTTTTTGAAACCTATTTCACTAATACAATGGATTAATACAAAAATAANATATGATAGTGGCGATCCCTAATTTGAAGGCATAAAGGAAATAGATCAGGNATTACACAATGGCACTATATATAGTGTTAAGCCTTAAAGGTTTTCTGTACATTGGCGATCGGTGNTAAACATGTAGTGATTTGCTAGGGTCTGCTAAGGTAACGGGAGCTAAAATCACTACCCTCCCCTACTCCCTACTCCCTACTCCCTACTCCCCCCCTCCCTACTCCCTACCCCTACTCCCTCCCCCCTACCCCTACTCCCTACTCCCTACTCCCTACTCCCCCCCTACTCCCTACTCCTACTCCCTACTCCCTACTCCCTACTCCCTACCCACTCCCTAAAAAATAATAAATTCCTCCAACAAATCGACCAGGACTTAAAACATTTTCTGGGTCAAACTTTCGTTTAATTTCACCCATGACCTCTAATCCATTGCCTTGATATCCCCAAATATCTAACTCCTGCTTCAAGGTTATCGGAGCTTCTAAGACTGTAAGAAATCCTTGTTCAGAGTCACAATAACTGCGCATAGTTTTAATCACGTCTAAACTGACTGCTTGGGATTCAAACCACACTTTACCTAAGCCACTTCTAACATGAATCACTCCCAATCCTCCTAACTTTTCTAAGGTGTTCAATGTCTTAGCAGCAGCAGTTGGTAATACTCCTATTTTGCAGACAATTGTTGAGGCTTGTCCCGATTTCCCAATTGAGTTTGCCAATGATTCCCATAGACTCGTGTCATCACCGTTACTATAAAAACTATTCCGTAACCCTAACTGTTCTGCAACTGACTGTATTCGAGCACATTGCTCTTTGACACTGTCTGCTACACTTTGGAACCTTACCATCAATCCCATATCCTGACCAATCCCTAATTCTGTGACTAACTTAGGGGATAATAAATCTAGTGCTGTGGGAGTCAAGGCTGAGGCTAATACTGTTGTTACAGCTGAGGCAATTCCATCCATTTCACCTGTCAACACCATACTTGCTGATGCTTCTGGTATTGGATATAGCCGAAAGGTTGCCTGAGTGATAATTCCCAGGGTTCCATAGGAGCCAGTAAATAGCTTCATCAAATCATATCCAGCGACATTCTTTACCACTCGACCCCCAGCTTTAGCGATTTGTCCATCACTGCGGACAAAGGAAATGCCGAGCAACATATCCCGAACCCCTCCATAGCGTTGACTTAGGGAGCCGCTGTCTGCGGTAGCAATAATACCTCCAATGGTCGCTTCTTGGGGATAAGCTGGATTTAATGCTAGAAATTGACCGGTTTTTGATAAAATAGCTTGTAACTCAGCTAATTTCACTCCGGCTTCTACGGTAACTGTCAAGTCTCCTACGGCGTGGTCAATGATTTGGTTGAGCTGCTTGGTACTTACTACCACATCAATGTCTTTACCGATACTTCCCCAGCCTAATTTACTGCCGTTACCACAGGGGAGGAGATGATAATGTTGAGAATGAGCTAGACCTATGATTTGGGCTAGTTGCTCGGGTGTCCTAGGGTAAACGATAGCTTTGGGAAGGGTGTCGGGAGCAATGGCTGGTTTGATGCGCTCTTGCCAGCTTGGGTCTAGGTTTTCCCAGGTGTAGATATTGGAATTTCCGACAATTGGTTCGAGGGTGGAAGCGATCGCATTCATAGAAGCTGACGGGGTTTGTTGATCAGATTGTGGGATAATCCATATAGTAATCGTAAAGGATTGGTGAACAAAAACAGGTTCTGATCGTCTTTCCTATCACCCCATCACTGCCTGTTAGAGGTAAAAATATGAGAGCCAACCTTTTATCAAATGAGGGAGTTTGAGGGAGCTATAAAACCTCGTATTCAGGACGAGTGGGCCGTTTCTCTTAGGTCGCCGCTACGCGAACAGGCGAACGATGTTTAAGGCGGGGATACATGGACTCCCTCAAGCTAATTATCGGGGTTCGATACCCCGATAATACCAAATCCGG includes:
- a CDS encoding allophycocyanin subunit alpha-B, which gives rise to MSVVSQVILKADDELRYLSSGELRSINDFLQSGEQRLRIVATLSENEKKIVQKASSQLWQKRPDFIAPGGNAYGQRERNQCLRDYGWYLRLVTYGVLAGDQKPIEDIGIIGAREMYNALGVPMAGMSEAINCLKEASLGILTDEDAELTGPFFDYIIQAMSPKS
- the rlmD gene encoding 23S rRNA (uracil(1939)-C(5))-methyltransferase RlmD, with protein sequence MPMMITNEPSPECWQQGQLIEVIITDLSDSGDGVGRLGNRVVFVPDTVTGDKALVRLIRVKPNYATGKLHQLLVESPNRVHPRCIVADKCGGCQWQHVSWDYQQLAKQNQVIQALKRIGGFSEPAVAPILTTDSSLGYRNKATYPLKRSATGSVQAGYYQKGSHQLINLNQCPVQDQRLNPLLGEIKQDIQQLGWSIYNESRHQGRLRHLSLQIGKQTGEMLLTLVTTDLNLKDLDVQGQTWLNRYPQLVGVCVNHNPQRSNVIFGSQTYCVAGQPYLTENFAGLELRLRPDTFFQVNTQAAEVLLNLIIKQLALKGDECVVDAYCGIGTFTLPLAQQVRQAIGMEVQAASVEQAEQNALINGITNVKFQAGSVEQLLSQLTIAPDIVILDPPRKGCSPAVIDMLRQVAPKRIVYISCKPATLARDLKLLCLNGYYQLTHIQPADFFPQTSHVECAAFLEH
- a CDS encoding ATP-binding protein; its protein translation is MIATSLSPAECGWETVSFASTLYLCPILDLLLEQIPNKWQPELRLGLQEALVNAAKHGNNLDPSKTVEVQFSVVNGEYWWVISDEGSGFTNGDDQESPDVCLPCDESESGRGMSLLHQIFDQVLWNNQGTEIRLCKQVNHPSKRPLLS
- a CDS encoding DUF6439 family protein; translated protein: MPESIQFPKTDAKMEPTTLELAQALAERLAIRPNDWHRLKSNRSARASEQAAAALVFLLNEHPEEALERLRQASGWLDRSISAPPCPTHGTRHPK
- a CDS encoding DUF2203 domain-containing protein yields the protein MPPESFQSSYRNSRKNRQDQQDVNDFEEELAEIERSLNTLKKRFSQVEQDQRQQAQLQERREQVRKDLRKTKRNNTNSNRQALKAELRQIQEQLEVLELNLESQLFSWHSLREPFWHGVRFGGLGLVIGWILRSCVS
- a CDS encoding (Fe-S)-binding protein translates to MTKIQQLTTKKHNGFDVQKPPKQELIDACVHCGFCLSTCPSYRVLGKEMDSPRGRIYLMNAISQGEAPLAEGSTQHFDSCLGCLACVTTCPSGVQYDKLISATRHQVQRNQPRSFPDWVFRQLIFRLFPYPGRLRSLLFPLYLYQTLGVQKLVRSTNWLKLLSPRLAAMESMLPKVTLDSFRDNLPDVIPSVGKKRYRVGVILGCVQRLFFSPVNEATVRVLTANGCEVVIPKTQGCCAALPEHQGQTEQAQALARQMIDSFEGTGVDAIIINAAGCGHTLKEYGHILEDDPEYAQKAQEFAGKVKDAQEFLVSVGLTATLSPLRDEPLTIVYQDACHLLHGQKISVQPRQLLRQIPGVTLKEPIDAALCCGSAGVYNMLQPEVADELGQQKVNNLLNTGAELIASPNPGCSLQIKKHLQLQGKDITLMHPMELLDYSIRGLGIKL
- a CDS encoding class I SAM-dependent methyltransferase, whose translation is MSEVTTKLTGVSRTLVFTLKTRAEEQERPDCLFQDPLAVEWHKQLPLDPDMEALYSQLSRLVQTSWSTRSYIHDQIASRHIANYPHPVVVELGAGLSSRFHRIGQNVKCWLDLDLPDVTNLRRQLDTETEQHQFISASVMNFDWMNSIPNVGSENICFLAEGLLMYLEPNQVQQLVKQMRSHFSGATWVMDVMGNYGKF
- a CDS encoding FAD-binding oxidoreductase, with translation MNAIASTLEPIVGNSNIYTWENLDPSWQERIKPAIAPDTLPKAIVYPRTPEQLAQIIGLAHSQHYHLLPCGNGSKLGWGSIGKDIDVVVSTKQLNQIIDHAVGDLTVTVEAGVKLAELQAILSKTGQFLALNPAYPQEATIGGIIATADSGSLSQRYGGVRDMLLGISFVRSDGQIAKAGGRVVKNVAGYDLMKLFTGSYGTLGIITQATFRLYPIPEASASMVLTGEMDGIASAVTTVLASALTPTALDLLSPKLVTELGIGQDMGLMVRFQSVADSVKEQCARIQSVAEQLGLRNSFYSNGDDTSLWESLANSIGKSGQASTIVCKIGVLPTAAAKTLNTLEKLGGLGVIHVRSGLGKVWFESQAVSLDVIKTMRSYCDSEQGFLTVLEAPITLKQELDIWGYQGNGLEVMGEIKRKFDPENVLSPGRFVGGIYYFLGSG